The following coding sequences are from one Kallotenue papyrolyticum window:
- a CDS encoding zinc ribbon domain-containing protein, translated as MGFLDQLSKTLTSGVERAKFEAEKFQRTSRISGEISNIKSQVETNLRQLGERALELYQQGVITAPEIASLAQIITQLREQLALKESELTAVQNETFEAWQASQPQSSASTTPASAEQAPSAAPAWRSRTYDVPSPTGAVPGEPTPSTASAVAGASDTTPTRACPACGYRVPENAVFCPNCGSRVAQA; from the coding sequence ATGGGTTTTCTGGATCAATTGAGCAAGACGCTCACCAGCGGCGTTGAGCGGGCCAAGTTCGAAGCCGAGAAGTTTCAGCGCACGAGCCGCATTAGCGGCGAGATTAGCAATATCAAGAGTCAGGTCGAGACTAACCTGCGCCAGTTGGGCGAGCGCGCGCTGGAGCTGTACCAGCAGGGCGTGATCACCGCGCCGGAGATCGCCAGCCTGGCGCAGATCATTACCCAACTGCGCGAGCAGCTCGCGCTCAAAGAGTCCGAGTTGACGGCGGTGCAGAACGAGACCTTTGAAGCTTGGCAGGCCAGCCAGCCGCAGTCGAGTGCAAGCACCACGCCGGCATCGGCGGAGCAGGCGCCATCAGCGGCGCCGGCCTGGCGCAGTCGTACCTATGATGTGCCCTCGCCGACCGGTGCTGTGCCGGGCGAACCTACACCATCCACGGCCAGCGCGGTTGCCGGTGCATCGGACACAACACCAACGCGCGCCTGTCCGGCGTGTGGCTACCGCGTGCCGGAGAACGCCGTCTTTTGCCCCAACTGCGGCAGCCGCGTCGCGCAGGCATAG
- a CDS encoding nucleoside triphosphate pyrophosphohydrolase family protein gives MHFDEYQTQARRTLAAALNPRDQLAMTALGLVGEAGECSEAIKKHLFHDHPLDREALARELGDVLWYVAMLAASCDLSLDAIAAGNLAKLQARYPQGFSGQASRSRDEYKAGTTT, from the coding sequence ATGCACTTTGACGAGTACCAGACGCAGGCGCGACGCACCCTGGCCGCGGCGCTCAACCCACGCGACCAACTGGCAATGACTGCTCTCGGCTTGGTCGGCGAGGCCGGCGAATGCAGCGAGGCGATCAAAAAGCATTTGTTTCACGATCACCCGCTTGATCGCGAGGCACTGGCCCGCGAACTGGGCGATGTCCTGTGGTATGTCGCAATGCTCGCGGCAAGCTGCGACCTCTCGCTAGACGCCATCGCCGCCGGCAATCTGGCCAAGCTCCAGGCGCGCTATCCCCAAGGCTTTTCCGGCCAGGCCAGCCGCTCGCGCGACGAATACAAGGCCGGGACAACGACGTAG
- the nuoD gene encoding NADH dehydrogenase (quinone) subunit D yields MAVAEQPVAAPRSVRDATSDALNGRGFPSPAEVAEAARRIQVPTPRQVIAANRERSAGREQLENSMVLNMGPHHPSTHGVLRLVVELDGEEVVQVAPDIGFLHTGIEKNIEAKTYQKAVPLTDRMDYLGPMINNLVYSLAVEKLLDCEVPPRAQVARVLLSELTRLNSYLVWLGTHALDLAAMSVFLYCFREREMLLDIFEMVSGARMMTSYIRPGGLAWDLPREFKPAVQRFLEIFPSRIDEYEALLTDNPIWKERTMGVGKVTAAEAVALGLSGANLRAAGVPYDVRKLFPYSGYENYDFKLIVGSEGDVYERYLVRIAEMRESVKIAQQALDNLPDGPYATSDRKIWPPPKEEITWSMESLIHHFKLWTEGFKPPKGDAYAAVESGRGELGCYIVSDGSSRPWRVHFRAPSFVNLQALPHMAKGSLVADLVAMIASLDPVLGDVDR; encoded by the coding sequence ATGGCTGTTGCAGAACAACCCGTAGCCGCGCCGCGCAGCGTGCGTGACGCGACCAGCGATGCGCTCAACGGGCGCGGCTTTCCCAGCCCGGCGGAGGTCGCCGAAGCGGCGCGCCGCATCCAGGTGCCCACCCCGCGCCAGGTGATCGCCGCCAACCGCGAGCGGAGCGCGGGCCGCGAACAACTGGAAAACTCGATGGTACTGAACATGGGCCCGCACCATCCCTCGACGCACGGCGTGTTGCGGCTGGTGGTGGAGTTGGACGGCGAGGAGGTCGTGCAGGTGGCCCCCGACATCGGCTTCCTGCACACCGGCATCGAGAAGAACATCGAGGCCAAGACCTACCAGAAGGCCGTGCCGCTGACCGACCGCATGGACTACCTTGGCCCGATGATCAACAACCTGGTCTATTCGCTGGCGGTGGAGAAGCTGCTCGACTGCGAAGTGCCGCCGCGTGCGCAGGTGGCGCGCGTGCTGTTGAGCGAACTGACGCGCCTCAACAGCTACCTGGTCTGGCTTGGCACGCACGCGCTGGACCTGGCCGCGATGAGCGTCTTTCTCTACTGCTTCCGCGAGCGCGAAATGCTGCTCGACATCTTCGAGATGGTGTCGGGCGCGCGCATGATGACCAGCTATATCCGCCCCGGCGGGCTGGCCTGGGACCTGCCACGCGAGTTCAAGCCGGCGGTGCAACGCTTCCTGGAGATCTTCCCCAGCCGTATCGACGAGTACGAAGCCCTGCTCACCGACAACCCGATCTGGAAAGAGCGCACCATGGGCGTCGGCAAAGTGACCGCCGCCGAAGCGGTGGCGCTGGGGCTGAGCGGCGCCAACCTGCGCGCGGCGGGCGTGCCCTACGACGTGCGCAAGCTCTTCCCCTACTCGGGCTACGAAAACTACGATTTCAAACTGATCGTCGGCAGCGAAGGCGACGTGTACGAGCGCTACCTGGTGCGCATCGCCGAGATGCGCGAGTCGGTCAAGATTGCCCAGCAAGCGCTCGACAACCTGCCCGACGGGCCCTACGCCACCAGCGATCGCAAGATCTGGCCGCCGCCCAAGGAAGAGATCACCTGGTCGATGGAGTCGCTGATCCACCATTTCAAACTGTGGACCGAGGGCTTTAAACCACCCAAAGGCGACGCCTATGCGGCGGTTGAGTCCGGGCGCGGCGAGCTCGGTTGCTACATCGTCAGCGACGGCTCGAGCCGGCCCTGGCGCGTCCACTTCCGCGCGCCGTCGTTTGTCAACCTCCAGGCACTGCCACATATGGCCAAGGGCAGCCTGGTCGCCGATCTGGTGGCGATGATCGCCAGTCTCGATCCGGTGTTGGGAGATGTCGATCGCTAA
- a CDS encoding NADH-quinone oxidoreductase subunit A, whose translation MEALAAWLPILILFVLTTVLALVVVGLSALLGPRRGSLRKLLPYESGMVPLGPAQRRIRVAFYLVAIEFILFDIEVVFLLPYALIYRDLGAYGLLAAGIFVLLLLIGYLYSLKKGTFVWD comes from the coding sequence ATGGAAGCACTGGCAGCCTGGCTACCTATTCTGATCCTGTTCGTCCTGACCACGGTGCTGGCCCTAGTCGTGGTCGGCCTTTCGGCCCTGCTGGGGCCGCGGCGCGGATCGCTGCGCAAGCTGCTGCCCTATGAGTCGGGCATGGTGCCGCTGGGCCCGGCGCAGCGCCGCATCCGGGTGGCCTTCTACCTGGTCGCCATCGAATTCATCCTCTTCGATATCGAGGTCGTCTTTTTGCTGCCCTATGCCCTGATCTACCGCGACCTGGGGGCATACGGTCTGCTGGCTGCCGGGATCTTTGTGCTGTTGCTGCTGATCGGGTACCTGTACTCGCTCAAGAAGGGGACCTTTGTATGGGACTAG
- a CDS encoding anti-sigma factor family protein translates to MKSCDRLEVLLSEYADGSADPRTRRIVERHVQMCDRCRLRLEQAARVGRQLQRLTLLPPGIATRAPRLRRRLEARGLHARHARRRRLSLATALLLIALVGSLSLLYVLH, encoded by the coding sequence ATGAAGAGCTGTGACCGGCTGGAAGTATTGCTCTCGGAGTACGCCGATGGCAGCGCCGATCCCCGTACGCGCCGCATCGTAGAGCGCCACGTTCAGATGTGCGACCGCTGTCGCCTGCGCCTGGAACAGGCCGCGCGCGTAGGTCGGCAACTTCAGCGGTTAACGCTCCTGCCGCCGGGCATCGCCACGCGCGCGCCGCGCCTGCGCCGCCGGCTGGAAGCACGCGGGCTGCACGCCCGCCATGCACGCCGCCGGCGCCTGTCGCTCGCCACGGCGCTGCTGCTGATCGCGCTGGTGGGCAGCCTGAGCCTGCTCTATGTGCTCCACTGA
- a CDS encoding NADH-quinone oxidoreductase subunit C, producing the protein MALDNATVLARVRERFGPALLEASEYRGDLNLRLRPEALPEVAAFLRDDPELQYIFLASISGVDYLGREPRFEVVYHLRSLIHRHLVVLKVGAPEQHPHVPSLVPLWPTANYQEREVYDMFGVVFDGHPDLQRILMPEDWDGHPQRKDEPLVYEEVAFTFNQDEIDAQKPYARE; encoded by the coding sequence ATGGCGCTCGACAATGCAACCGTGCTGGCGCGGGTGCGCGAACGCTTCGGCCCGGCACTGCTGGAGGCCAGCGAATACCGCGGCGATCTGAACCTGCGCCTGCGGCCCGAAGCCCTGCCGGAGGTCGCCGCCTTTCTCCGCGACGATCCCGAGCTGCAGTACATCTTTCTGGCCAGCATCAGCGGCGTCGACTACCTGGGCCGCGAGCCGCGCTTCGAGGTCGTCTATCACCTGCGCAGCCTGATCCATCGTCACCTGGTGGTCTTGAAGGTTGGTGCGCCAGAGCAGCACCCCCACGTGCCGAGCCTGGTGCCGCTCTGGCCCACGGCCAACTACCAGGAACGCGAAGTGTACGACATGTTTGGCGTCGTCTTCGATGGCCATCCCGATCTGCAGCGCATTCTGATGCCAGAGGATTGGGACGGCCATCCCCAACGCAAGGACGAGCCGCTGGTCTACGAAGAGGTGGCCTTCACCTTCAACCAGGACGAGATCGACGCGCAGAAGCCGTACGCGCGAGAATAG
- a CDS encoding ribose-phosphate diphosphokinase yields the protein MSRFDELKIFSGTGHPALTEAICSYIGVQAAGIQIQKFPNDNIFVKLLESIREQDVFIVQSLHTPLSDRIMELLLIIDACKRDSAGRITAVLPYYAYSRTDKRDQPRVPISARLLADMLEVAGAHRVLTLDLHAGQIQGFFRIPVDEMSAMHLLIQRVRELRLENATVVATSLGFAKRARNFAEALDMPLALVERRHDHSDGSITHLNLLGEVAGRDCIIVDDEIATGRTMLRVAHLLKERGAARLIGAAVHPVLCDGALERFKQGPLEMLITTDSIPHPQDAWPGLRVASVAPLLGETILRIHKGISVGAMFQEGHAQLGRW from the coding sequence ATGAGCCGGTTCGATGAATTAAAAATCTTCAGTGGCACGGGCCATCCAGCCCTAACCGAAGCGATCTGTTCCTATATTGGCGTGCAGGCTGCCGGTATTCAGATCCAGAAATTCCCGAATGACAACATTTTTGTCAAATTACTAGAGAGCATCCGCGAACAAGACGTTTTCATTGTTCAATCGCTGCACACGCCACTCAGCGACCGAATTATGGAGTTGCTGTTGATCATCGACGCCTGCAAGCGCGACTCGGCTGGACGCATCACCGCTGTACTGCCCTACTACGCCTACAGCCGTACCGACAAGCGCGATCAGCCGCGCGTGCCGATCAGCGCGCGCCTGCTGGCAGACATGCTCGAAGTTGCCGGCGCGCACCGCGTGCTCACCCTAGACCTCCATGCCGGGCAAATCCAGGGCTTCTTCCGCATCCCGGTCGATGAGATGAGCGCCATGCATCTGCTGATCCAGCGCGTGCGCGAGCTGCGGCTCGAGAACGCAACCGTCGTCGCCACCAGCTTGGGCTTTGCCAAACGCGCGCGCAACTTCGCCGAAGCGCTGGATATGCCCCTGGCGTTAGTGGAGCGCCGCCATGATCACAGCGACGGCAGCATTACCCATCTCAATCTGCTCGGCGAGGTTGCCGGTCGCGACTGCATCATCGTTGACGACGAGATCGCCACCGGGCGCACGATGCTGCGTGTCGCGCATCTCCTCAAAGAACGGGGCGCAGCGCGCCTGATCGGCGCGGCCGTCCATCCGGTTCTGTGCGATGGCGCGCTCGAACGCTTCAAGCAGGGCCCGCTCGAGATGCTGATCACTACCGATTCGATCCCGCATCCGCAGGATGCCTGGCCTGGGCTGCGCGTAGCTTCGGTTGCGCCGCTGCTGGGCGAAACGATTCTGCGCATCCACAAGGGCATTTCGGTCGGCGCGATGTTCCAAGAAGGCCATGCTCAGCTTGGACGCTGGTAG
- the nuoF gene encoding NADH-quinone oxidoreductase subunit NuoF: MDTIRYENGYPGGPANGYGSEYPNPFLTEHIVLRNRDYPEINAIEEYMRRGGYEVARRALTSLQPSAIVDEVKKSGLRGRGGAGFPTGVKWSFIPKDITPKYLVCNADESEPGTFNNHEIIDYNPHQLIEGMIISGYAVGATTGYIYIRGEYAYGARNLERAIAEAYAKGFLGKKLFGTDFDFDLYVHRGAGAYICGEETALLESLEGKIGQPRLKPPFPAVAGLYAKPTVINNVETLANVPMIIDRGAEWYRSYGTEKSPGTKAISLSGHVKRRGNFEVPLGITMRQFIYELGGGIRDGHELKLIVPGGASANWLINTPEHLDTPLTWDDMAAKGTMLGSGAVIVLDDSVDVVQVALRIDEFFKHESCGKCSPCREGTHFLVKVWERIEHGRGRLSDIPLLHEVGREMLGKCFCPLGESAVSPVASALKYFEPEIRTAIERGALGNGHGTAHAAGAYVDAAARS, from the coding sequence ATGGACACCATTCGCTATGAGAACGGCTATCCGGGCGGGCCGGCCAACGGCTACGGCTCGGAATATCCCAACCCGTTTCTCACCGAACATATTGTGCTGCGCAACCGCGACTACCCCGAGATCAATGCCATCGAGGAGTACATGCGCCGCGGCGGCTATGAGGTAGCGCGGCGCGCGCTGACCTCGCTGCAGCCCAGCGCGATCGTCGATGAGGTCAAGAAATCGGGGCTGCGCGGTCGCGGCGGCGCCGGCTTCCCCACCGGCGTCAAATGGAGCTTCATTCCCAAAGATATCACGCCCAAATACCTGGTCTGCAACGCCGACGAGTCCGAGCCCGGCACCTTCAACAACCATGAGATCATCGACTACAACCCGCACCAGTTGATCGAGGGCATGATCATTTCGGGCTACGCCGTCGGCGCGACCACCGGCTACATCTATATCCGCGGCGAATACGCCTATGGCGCGCGCAACCTGGAACGCGCCATCGCCGAGGCCTACGCCAAAGGCTTTCTGGGCAAAAAGCTCTTCGGCACCGACTTCGATTTCGATCTCTACGTCCATCGCGGCGCGGGCGCCTACATCTGCGGCGAAGAAACGGCACTGCTGGAATCGCTGGAGGGCAAGATCGGCCAGCCGCGGCTGAAGCCGCCCTTCCCGGCGGTGGCCGGCCTGTACGCCAAGCCGACGGTGATCAACAACGTCGAGACGCTGGCCAACGTGCCGATGATCATCGACCGCGGCGCGGAGTGGTACCGCAGCTATGGCACCGAAAAATCGCCGGGCACCAAGGCCATCTCGCTCAGTGGCCATGTCAAGCGCCGCGGCAATTTCGAGGTACCGTTGGGCATCACCATGCGCCAGTTCATCTACGAGCTGGGCGGCGGCATCCGCGATGGCCACGAGCTGAAGCTGATCGTGCCCGGCGGCGCGTCGGCCAACTGGCTGATCAACACACCCGAGCATCTCGACACGCCGCTGACCTGGGACGACATGGCCGCCAAAGGCACCATGCTCGGCTCGGGCGCGGTGATCGTGCTCGACGATAGTGTGGACGTGGTACAGGTCGCGCTGCGCATCGACGAGTTCTTCAAGCACGAGTCGTGCGGCAAGTGCTCGCCCTGCCGCGAAGGCACGCACTTCCTGGTTAAGGTCTGGGAGCGCATCGAGCACGGACGCGGGCGCCTCAGCGACATCCCGCTGCTGCACGAAGTCGGTCGCGAGATGCTGGGCAAGTGCTTCTGCCCGCTGGGCGAGTCGGCGGTGTCGCCGGTGGCCTCGGCGCTCAAGTACTTCGAGCCCGAAATCCGCACCGCCATCGAACGGGGCGCGCTCGGCAACGGCCATGGCACCGCGCACGCTGCCGGCGCCTACGTCGATGCGGCAGCGCGCTCGTAA
- the rnc gene encoding ribonuclease III produces MAKLGVRFHDTGLLISALTHRSYVHEHYESLIPPNERLEFLGDSVLNFLTARYLYLRHPELGEGQLTALRAALVRTATLARFARAIDLGAYLQLGKGEEHSGGREREGLLADAFEALLAAIYLDQGMDAAARVLLPLLEQEHARIAAQGLYIDDKSRLQERVQSERNLTPRYRTISVSGPDHQRTFTVEVYAGSEKLGEGVGHSKQAAAQAAARAALTYLDQLRARQEQGA; encoded by the coding sequence ATGGCAAAGCTCGGCGTCCGCTTTCATGATACCGGGCTGCTGATAAGCGCGCTAACGCACCGCTCCTATGTACACGAGCACTACGAGTCGCTGATCCCACCGAACGAACGGCTGGAGTTTCTGGGCGACTCGGTGCTCAACTTCCTGACGGCGCGCTACCTCTACCTGCGCCATCCGGAGCTGGGCGAGGGCCAGCTCACCGCGCTACGGGCAGCGCTGGTGCGCACAGCAACGCTGGCTCGCTTTGCGCGCGCGATCGATCTGGGCGCGTATCTCCAGCTCGGCAAAGGCGAGGAACACAGCGGTGGTCGCGAGCGCGAAGGGTTGCTGGCCGATGCCTTCGAAGCGTTGCTCGCAGCCATTTACCTTGACCAGGGCATGGATGCCGCGGCGCGCGTGCTGCTGCCGTTGTTGGAACAGGAGCACGCGCGCATCGCAGCGCAGGGTCTGTATATCGATGACAAAAGCCGGCTACAGGAGCGGGTCCAGTCCGAGCGCAATCTGACGCCGCGCTACCGCACCATCAGCGTGAGCGGTCCCGACCATCAGCGCACCTTCACGGTCGAGGTCTATGCCGGCAGCGAAAAGCTGGGCGAAGGCGTGGGCCACAGCAAACAGGCCGCGGCGCAGGCGGCGGCGCGCGCTGCGCTGACCTACCTCGATCAGCTGCGTGCCAGGCAGGAGCAGGGCGCATGA
- a CDS encoding complex I 24 kDa subunit family protein, producing MLKEKYADEIAALLARYPVKTSAVLPLCYLAQDEYGYLGPEQIQEVADILEMPYTDVYEVVTFYSLLYDQPVGAWVLQVCDDNPCCFTGTEELIAELEQRLGIRAGETTSDGMFTLQRVKCIGACHRAPVMQANLEFFYDITPDKVPALLDELRQRAARGERMSISGRFAEQ from the coding sequence GTGCTGAAAGAAAAATACGCCGACGAGATCGCAGCGCTGCTGGCGCGCTATCCGGTCAAAACCTCGGCCGTGCTGCCGCTGTGCTACCTGGCGCAGGACGAGTACGGCTACCTGGGGCCGGAACAGATCCAGGAGGTCGCCGATATTCTGGAGATGCCCTACACCGACGTGTATGAGGTGGTGACCTTCTACTCGCTGCTCTATGATCAACCGGTCGGCGCCTGGGTGCTCCAGGTGTGCGACGACAATCCGTGCTGCTTCACCGGCACCGAGGAGCTGATCGCCGAACTCGAACAGCGCCTGGGCATTCGCGCCGGCGAAACCACCAGCGACGGCATGTTTACGCTGCAACGCGTCAAGTGCATCGGCGCCTGCCACCGCGCGCCGGTGATGCAGGCCAACCTGGAGTTCTTCTACGACATCACGCCCGACAAGGTGCCGGCGCTGCTTGACGAGCTGCGCCAACGCGCCGCGCGCGGCGAGCGCATGAGCATCTCCGGACGCTTCGCGGAACAGTAA
- a CDS encoding sigma factor-like helix-turn-helix DNA-binding protein, translated as MIDRRQQQADRSARALAHWLDRAYLRVLGVAYQVLGDAELAARAAEQIFLQQPLPADEQQLWKRVLRVMDEFIMRGFVVHPPVAPDGSQTALLRALASLAPHERALLLLRYHERFSIDDLAALLDVPPDAARRRVAAARARLLEALKPS; from the coding sequence ATGATCGATCGTCGTCAGCAGCAAGCAGACCGCTCGGCGCGCGCGCTGGCGCACTGGCTGGATCGCGCCTATCTGCGGGTATTGGGGGTTGCCTATCAGGTGCTGGGCGATGCGGAGCTGGCCGCGCGCGCTGCCGAGCAGATCTTTCTCCAACAGCCGCTGCCGGCGGACGAGCAGCAGCTCTGGAAACGTGTGCTTCGCGTCATGGACGAGTTCATCATGCGTGGCTTTGTCGTCCATCCACCGGTCGCGCCCGACGGCAGTCAGACGGCGCTGCTACGCGCCCTGGCGTCGCTCGCACCGCATGAACGGGCGCTCCTGCTGCTGCGCTACCACGAGCGCTTTTCGATCGACGACCTGGCTGCGCTGCTGGATGTACCGCCCGATGCGGCTCGTCGGCGCGTCGCGGCCGCGCGCGCCCGCCTGCTTGAAGCACTGAAACCGTCATGA
- a CDS encoding Uma2 family endonuclease: MSTTLRWTSADFAALPDDGKRDEIIDGDLYVSRQPHWHHQFVCLRLGRFLDEWNEQTKAGVVNSAPGVVFADDEDVVPDVVWISAARLAHGLDAAGYLTVAPELAVEVLSPGAGNERRDREVKLKLSSRRGVQEGWIVGWVNRQVEVYRREQAALRPVATLFAGDELRSPLLPGFALPVERLFAGM, encoded by the coding sequence ATGAGCACCACCCTGCGCTGGACATCGGCTGACTTCGCAGCGCTGCCCGACGACGGCAAGCGCGACGAAATCATCGATGGAGATCTATACGTGTCGCGTCAACCACACTGGCATCATCAGTTTGTATGTCTGCGTCTGGGTCGTTTCCTGGACGAATGGAACGAACAAACCAAAGCGGGCGTGGTCAACAGTGCGCCCGGCGTGGTCTTCGCCGACGACGAAGATGTCGTGCCGGATGTGGTCTGGATCAGCGCGGCGCGGCTGGCGCACGGCCTGGACGCCGCCGGCTATCTGACGGTGGCGCCGGAGCTGGCGGTGGAGGTGCTCTCGCCCGGCGCGGGCAACGAACGTCGCGATCGCGAGGTCAAACTGAAGCTCTCTTCGCGGCGCGGCGTGCAAGAGGGCTGGATCGTGGGTTGGGTCAACCGGCAGGTTGAGGTCTATCGCCGCGAGCAGGCGGCGCTGCGACCGGTCGCAACGCTCTTTGCGGGCGATGAGCTGCGCTCGCCCCTGCTGCCGGGCTTTGCGCTGCCGGTCGAACGGCTGTTTGCAGGCATGTGA
- a CDS encoding SDR family oxidoreductase, protein MRRTLLITGASGYLGRVLAARAVAAGYQVIGTFWNAPQPIPGVRWERLDVRDPAAVLQLVAGHAPHAIIHTALREPNDWAVNADGAAHVALAARAAEARLIHLSSDAIFSGRPTPYTEADPPDPITPYGAAKAAAETAVRAIDPAALIVRTSLIIGAEPYKHVRFVLDLLEGRRNEVLFTDEIRCPIWVDDLAAALLELVASEHSGTLHVAGADAVSRYELGVLIARRYGYDPARLAAGTAAAHGLRRPGEVRLAIERAQALLRTPLRGARAFLSEQPQPSTTSTSAER, encoded by the coding sequence ATGAGACGAACCCTGCTGATCACCGGCGCCAGCGGCTACCTGGGCCGCGTGCTGGCCGCGCGCGCAGTCGCAGCGGGCTATCAGGTCATCGGCACCTTCTGGAACGCGCCACAACCCATCCCAGGCGTGCGCTGGGAACGCCTGGATGTGCGCGATCCGGCGGCAGTGCTGCAACTGGTAGCCGGCCATGCGCCCCATGCCATCATCCATACTGCCCTGCGCGAGCCCAATGATTGGGCCGTCAACGCCGATGGCGCCGCACACGTAGCGCTGGCGGCGCGCGCCGCCGAAGCGCGCCTGATCCATCTTTCCAGCGATGCAATCTTCAGTGGACGGCCAACACCCTACACCGAGGCCGACCCACCCGATCCGATCACGCCCTATGGGGCGGCCAAAGCCGCTGCCGAAACCGCAGTCCGCGCCATCGATCCCGCTGCGCTGATCGTGCGCACCTCGCTGATCATCGGCGCAGAGCCCTACAAACACGTGCGCTTTGTGCTCGATCTGTTGGAGGGCCGCCGCAACGAGGTCCTATTCACCGACGAGATCCGCTGCCCAATCTGGGTAGACGATCTGGCCGCCGCCCTGTTGGAGCTGGTCGCAAGCGAGCACAGCGGGACGCTACACGTAGCCGGCGCTGACGCGGTTAGTCGCTATGAACTCGGCGTGTTGATCGCGCGGCGCTACGGCTACGATCCGGCACGCCTCGCTGCCGGTACGGCGGCGGCCCACGGTCTGCGCCGACCGGGCGAGGTGCGCCTGGCGATCGAACGCGCCCAAGCGTTGCTGCGGACGCCATTGCGCGGCGCACGCGCCTTTTTGAGCGAACAGCCTCAACCTTCAACTACGTCAACCTCTGCTGAGCGTTAA
- a CDS encoding NADH-quinone oxidoreductase subunit B, protein MGLEEKAGNLGVITTTLEAAVNWGRTRAMWPMLFGLACCAIEMMATQASDYDLSRFGMEINRASPRQADLMIVAGRVTRKMGPVVRQLYDQMSDPKWVIAMGDCASTGGVYNNYAVVQGVDEIVPVDVYVAGCPPRPEALIHGIMLLHAKVMRERLAPRGEARALRLDANGRQLVTAGSR, encoded by the coding sequence ATGGGACTAGAAGAGAAAGCCGGCAACCTGGGGGTGATCACCACCACGCTTGAGGCGGCGGTCAACTGGGGTCGCACCCGCGCGATGTGGCCGATGCTCTTCGGTCTGGCCTGCTGTGCGATCGAGATGATGGCCACCCAGGCTAGCGACTACGACCTGTCGCGCTTTGGCATGGAAATCAACCGTGCCTCGCCCCGCCAGGCCGACCTGATGATCGTCGCCGGGCGCGTGACGCGCAAAATGGGGCCGGTGGTGCGGCAATTGTACGACCAGATGTCCGATCCCAAGTGGGTCATCGCCATGGGCGACTGCGCCTCCACCGGCGGCGTATACAACAACTACGCCGTAGTGCAGGGCGTGGACGAGATCGTACCGGTCGATGTCTATGTCGCAGGCTGTCCGCCCCGCCCAGAGGCGCTGATCCACGGCATCATGCTGTTGCATGCCAAAGTGATGCGTGAACGGCTGGCGCCGCGTGGCGAGGCACGGGCGCTGCGCCTGGATGCCAATGGCCGCCAGCTCGTCACCGCGGGGAGCCGCTAG